In Deltaproteobacteria bacterium, the following are encoded in one genomic region:
- a CDS encoding SRPBCC family protein, with protein sequence MASVVIAKKVDVSADAIWKLISNFGDTSWMPAGTQVTVAGSGVGMERRIAMGPDKSIVERLEALDPAARTLTYGIPVNVPFPVTNYHATMRVRAAGSGCELEWSASYDCAADAAPAIEKQVQGMYGMMIDWIAAKAK encoded by the coding sequence GTGGCGAGCGTGGTGATTGCGAAGAAGGTCGACGTCTCGGCGGACGCGATCTGGAAGCTCATCTCGAACTTCGGCGATACGAGCTGGATGCCGGCGGGCACGCAGGTCACGGTCGCGGGCAGCGGCGTCGGCATGGAGCGCCGCATCGCGATGGGCCCTGATAAATCGATCGTCGAACGGCTCGAAGCGCTCGACCCCGCGGCGCGCACGCTCACCTACGGCATCCCCGTGAACGTGCCGTTCCCCGTCACGAACTATCACGCGACCATGCGCGTGCGCGCGGCAGGCAGCGGCTGCGAGCTCGAGTGGAGCGCGAGCTACGACTGCGCCGCCGACGCTGCGCCCGCCATCGAGAAACAGGTGCAGGGCATGTACGGCATGATGATCGACTGGATCGCGGCGAAGGCGAAGTAG
- a CDS encoding SDR family oxidoreductase: protein MSSLFGLAGRSALVVGGGQGIGRATGLLLARLGAQVALLDAERERAERVAAEARAFGVRAAAVVGDVTRADDAAPCVGEARTALGGLDIAVNIVGSASWGTLLEMDDATWERDFAVNLKHHWYVARAVARGFIAAKQPGALCVVGSVSGMFSAANHGAYGAAKAGLHAFVRTAAEEWWPHGIRVNAVVPGTVRTPRIEAAWASGAVRTPAAEDQARMAMPHDIANAAVFLVSDLARLVTGQTLVVDGGQTTRFPFEFA from the coding sequence GTGAGCTCTCTCTTCGGACTGGCAGGCAGAAGCGCGCTCGTGGTCGGCGGCGGCCAGGGCATTGGGCGCGCGACGGGGCTGCTCCTCGCGCGGCTTGGGGCGCAGGTCGCCCTGCTGGATGCCGAGCGCGAGCGGGCGGAGCGCGTGGCAGCGGAGGCACGCGCTTTCGGCGTACGCGCTGCGGCCGTGGTTGGGGACGTGACGCGCGCGGACGATGCGGCGCCCTGCGTCGGCGAAGCGCGCACGGCGCTCGGCGGGCTCGACATCGCGGTGAACATCGTCGGCTCCGCCTCGTGGGGCACGCTGCTCGAGATGGACGACGCCACCTGGGAGCGCGACTTCGCGGTGAACCTGAAGCACCACTGGTACGTCGCGCGCGCCGTCGCGCGCGGCTTCATCGCCGCGAAGCAGCCGGGCGCGCTGTGCGTGGTCGGCTCGGTGAGCGGGATGTTCTCCGCCGCGAACCACGGCGCATACGGCGCCGCGAAGGCGGGCCTGCACGCATTCGTGCGCACTGCGGCGGAGGAGTGGTGGCCGCACGGCATTCGCGTGAACGCGGTAGTGCCGGGAACCGTGCGCACGCCGCGCATCGAGGCGGCTTGGGCGAGCGGCGCGGTGCGCACGCCCGCCGCCGAGGACCAAGCGCGCATGGCGATGCCGCACGACATCGCGAACGCGGCGGTGTTCTTGGTGAGCGATCTCGCGCGACTTGTTACGGGCCAGACGCTCGTCGTGGACGGCGGGCAGACGACGCGGTTTCCGTTCGAGTTCGCGTGA
- a CDS encoding M48 family metalloprotease, with translation MIARGAWVALALLLAGCLPSVPPMLEPLRGKPTQASEEAGIWDQAERFERELAKSKAVIRDEVLAAYLDGVTARVYAHLDPPRGITPRVVVVRQPLINASATPNGVVLLHTGILARIGNEAELATLLGHELAHFVRRHSIRERQARRATEQSARLKNALSLGLLESPAGLEDEIARQVSGYSQQLELEADRLGFEAMAAAGYDERASVRLFEVVLLDEESPDIEDPYYYADHPSMAARAAHYRELIAHARDAGGELGPERYEAAVLRVLPQNVRDDLALARVRSARRGIDRLLAAPKASSEAHFLLGEWHRLTGRGARAGEEADSAYARAVEVDANDAQAWRALGLVQRERGRREQAIASLERALTLDPGALDRPILEAYVRELRKQAAAQSSKPSAP, from the coding sequence GTGATCGCGCGCGGCGCGTGGGTCGCGCTCGCGTTGCTACTCGCGGGCTGTCTTCCGAGCGTGCCGCCGATGCTCGAGCCCCTGCGCGGAAAGCCCACGCAGGCGAGCGAAGAAGCCGGCATTTGGGACCAAGCCGAGCGCTTCGAGCGCGAGCTCGCGAAGTCGAAGGCGGTGATTCGCGACGAAGTGCTCGCCGCGTACCTGGATGGCGTCACCGCACGCGTCTACGCGCATCTCGATCCGCCTAGAGGCATCACGCCGCGCGTCGTGGTCGTGCGACAGCCGCTGATCAACGCCTCGGCGACACCGAACGGCGTCGTCCTGCTCCACACCGGGATCCTCGCGCGCATCGGGAACGAGGCCGAGCTGGCGACGCTGCTCGGCCACGAGCTGGCGCACTTCGTCCGCCGTCACTCCATCCGGGAACGTCAGGCACGCCGCGCGACGGAGCAGAGCGCGCGGCTGAAGAACGCGCTCTCGCTCGGGCTGCTCGAGAGCCCGGCCGGCCTGGAAGACGAGATCGCGCGCCAGGTCAGCGGCTACTCGCAACAGCTCGAGCTCGAGGCGGATCGGCTCGGGTTCGAGGCGATGGCGGCGGCCGGTTACGACGAGCGCGCCTCCGTGCGCTTGTTCGAGGTGGTGCTGCTCGACGAGGAATCCCCCGACATCGAGGATCCGTACTACTACGCCGATCACCCATCGATGGCAGCGCGCGCCGCGCACTACCGGGAGCTGATCGCGCACGCACGCGACGCCGGCGGCGAGCTGGGGCCGGAGCGTTACGAAGCGGCGGTGCTCCGCGTGCTGCCGCAGAACGTGCGCGATGACCTCGCGCTTGCGCGCGTGCGCTCCGCGCGCCGCGGCATCGACCGCTTGCTCGCCGCGCCCAAGGCTTCGAGCGAGGCGCACTTCCTGCTCGGCGAGTGGCACCGCCTGACTGGCCGCGGTGCGCGCGCCGGGGAGGAGGCCGATAGCGCCTACGCGCGCGCGGTGGAGGTCGACGCGAACGACGCGCAGGCGTGGCGCGCGCTCGGCCTCGTGCAGCGCGAGCGCGGGCGCCGAGAGCAGGCGATCGCGTCGCTCGAGCGCGCGCTCACCCTCGATCCTGGCGCGCTCGACCGCCCGATTCTGGAGGCGTACGTGCGCGAGCTGCGCAAGCAAGCTGCGGCACAGTCCTCCAAACCGAGCGCGCCGTAA
- a CDS encoding LLM class flavin-dependent oxidoreductase → MKLDLLYEVDAPKPWGKPHPWGQRERERRAYHEAIEQIKLADKLGFHTIWAVEHHFREGRSHCPAPEVLLGALSQITERIRLGFGVTLTPFGFTHPARIAEKVATLDILSRGRAEWGTGRSTPMEQTAFHVDREKSRDQWKEAIEIVCGMWREERFSWDSPTFKFPERVVTPKPYQDPHPPCWMAATSDGSCEVAGENALGMLSFAIMQPLERMAQQIEGYRKAQLRAKPLTDVATNKVAAYTLVHCADTMAQAEANEIWKSVAWWYQHLAQFTLDWELVHLTKAEQDATFPLMKPLLEGNIPIQHFHDADMIVVGDAQRCLAKMKHYADLGVDQLICYVQFGYHSHESVMRTIEILGKEVLPEIERYTPKTR, encoded by the coding sequence ATGAAGCTCGATCTGCTCTACGAAGTCGACGCGCCGAAGCCGTGGGGGAAGCCGCATCCGTGGGGGCAGCGCGAGCGCGAGCGGCGCGCCTATCACGAAGCGATCGAGCAGATCAAGCTCGCCGACAAGCTCGGCTTCCACACGATCTGGGCGGTGGAGCACCACTTTCGCGAGGGCCGCTCGCACTGCCCCGCGCCCGAGGTGTTGTTAGGGGCGCTCTCGCAGATCACGGAACGCATCCGGCTCGGCTTCGGCGTGACGCTCACGCCGTTCGGCTTCACGCACCCGGCGCGCATCGCCGAGAAGGTCGCGACGCTCGACATCCTCTCGCGTGGCCGCGCCGAGTGGGGCACGGGCCGCTCGACGCCGATGGAGCAGACCGCGTTCCACGTCGATCGCGAGAAATCGCGCGATCAGTGGAAGGAGGCGATCGAGATCGTGTGCGGCATGTGGCGCGAGGAACGCTTCTCGTGGGACTCACCCACGTTCAAGTTCCCGGAGCGCGTCGTCACGCCGAAGCCGTATCAGGATCCGCATCCGCCGTGCTGGATGGCGGCGACGAGCGACGGCTCGTGCGAGGTCGCCGGCGAGAACGCGCTTGGCATGCTCTCGTTCGCGATCATGCAGCCGCTCGAGCGCATGGCGCAGCAGATCGAGGGCTACCGCAAGGCGCAGCTGCGCGCGAAGCCGCTGACTGACGTGGCCACGAACAAGGTCGCGGCCTACACGCTCGTGCACTGCGCGGACACGATGGCGCAGGCCGAGGCGAACGAGATCTGGAAGAGCGTCGCCTGGTGGTACCAGCACCTCGCGCAGTTCACGCTCGACTGGGAGCTCGTGCACCTAACAAAAGCTGAGCAAGACGCGACGTTCCCGCTGATGAAGCCGCTGCTCGAGGGCAACATCCCGATCCAGCACTTCCACGACGCCGACATGATCGTCGTGGGCGACGCCCAGCGCTGCCTCGCGAAGATGAAGCACTACGCCGACCTCGGCGTCGACCAGCTCATTTGTTACGTGCAGTTCGGGTACCACTCGCACGAGTCGGTGATGCGCACGATCGAGATTCTCGGCAAAGAGGTGCTGCCCGAGATCGAGCGGTACACGCCGAAGACTCGCTGA
- a CDS encoding response regulator: MQFWLFVGIACVASMALLLVDVLRRETPRALRPALLVGIGGALVYAIADVMTRLTVHDPVQHWRWLVVLYGGLMCVPPAWWITSLRYAEAQGEHLSFAHARWIHVPTLSAAFFFGVLLTNPWHGAFLEPQPFRSEFRPLFWVHTAITYLAAVGAIGVQAWLALRARRPRVRANSRALAFAMCAPLVANVVYLAMPSPGELDPTIAAFTLTSAVMVFLVARRRVFSLAPVEFAELRAQDPDAVVLFDCDGHLLDANPAAHALFGAALDDPSEALRRVAKALNSGEASDDLTVDERLRIGVAPPGEVFTFVRDAARTLRVSTLVVRDERQEAAALLLRARDESELASANERARKRAALLEAVFDAAGLAVAVVDRQGRVRFGNDMMERLWKVPRGEATKGPIAELAQREPLRSSGAADGIVRLLDETSRDPNVFLRRDLTLSDGRIIEVVTVPMRDAGAVHSRLFLNADVTERRRRERAAHDAARLDDLAALAGGVAHGFNNLLAAILGNADLALLTASPEARASAHMREVRDAAERGAALANQLLAYAGRAPLREARVDLQRVVEREAAALAAEARAGVLVEVSLPAALPRVAGDAVQLGHLLAVLLRNAVESLPASGGRVAVDAYEDGSDVVLRVRDDGCGMDAETLRRAFEPFFSTKPTAKGLGLAAARGIATQHGGSLSAESEPGRGATLTLRLRRASPDTRDAVEVDAPVSAWRGAGRLLAVDDEASVLSVARQLAEDLGFEVTAVDGPSAALAAVRDAPGSYRLALVDATMPELNGPELLRRLREAAPGLPAVIYSVFTRESFTLPAEPPTEFLHKPFRRDELARAFRRALREEE, encoded by the coding sequence GTGCAATTTTGGCTCTTCGTCGGCATTGCGTGCGTCGCCTCGATGGCGCTCCTCCTCGTCGACGTGTTGCGTCGCGAGACGCCGCGGGCGCTGAGGCCCGCGCTGCTCGTCGGCATCGGCGGTGCGCTCGTGTACGCGATCGCCGACGTGATGACGCGCCTCACTGTGCACGATCCCGTGCAGCACTGGCGCTGGCTCGTCGTGCTCTACGGGGGCCTGATGTGCGTGCCGCCCGCGTGGTGGATCACGTCGCTGCGCTACGCGGAGGCGCAGGGAGAGCACCTCTCCTTCGCGCACGCGCGCTGGATCCACGTTCCCACGCTCTCGGCCGCGTTCTTCTTCGGGGTGCTCCTCACGAACCCGTGGCACGGCGCGTTCCTCGAGCCGCAGCCGTTCCGCAGCGAGTTCCGGCCGCTGTTCTGGGTGCACACCGCGATCACGTATCTCGCCGCGGTGGGAGCGATCGGCGTGCAGGCGTGGCTCGCGCTGCGTGCGCGGCGCCCGCGCGTGCGCGCCAACAGCCGCGCACTGGCGTTCGCGATGTGCGCGCCGCTCGTCGCGAACGTCGTCTATCTCGCCATGCCCAGCCCGGGCGAGCTCGACCCCACCATCGCCGCATTCACGCTCACTTCCGCGGTGATGGTCTTCCTGGTTGCGCGGCGGCGCGTCTTCTCGCTCGCGCCCGTCGAGTTCGCGGAGCTGCGGGCGCAGGATCCGGATGCCGTCGTGCTGTTCGACTGCGACGGGCACCTGCTCGACGCGAATCCCGCCGCGCACGCGCTCTTCGGCGCCGCGCTCGACGACCCGAGCGAAGCACTGCGCCGTGTCGCGAAGGCGCTGAATTCCGGCGAGGCATCGGACGACCTCACCGTCGACGAGCGCTTGCGCATCGGCGTCGCGCCGCCGGGAGAGGTCTTCACGTTCGTGCGCGACGCTGCGCGCACGCTCCGAGTCTCGACGCTCGTCGTGCGCGACGAGCGGCAGGAGGCCGCAGCGCTACTGCTGCGTGCGCGCGATGAGAGCGAGCTCGCATCCGCCAACGAGCGAGCGCGCAAGCGCGCCGCGCTGCTCGAAGCCGTGTTCGACGCCGCCGGCCTCGCGGTCGCCGTGGTCGATCGCCAGGGGCGGGTGCGCTTCGGGAACGACATGATGGAGCGCCTCTGGAAGGTCCCGCGCGGCGAGGCGACGAAGGGTCCGATCGCGGAGCTGGCACAGCGCGAGCCGCTGCGTTCTTCAGGCGCGGCGGACGGCATCGTGCGCTTACTCGACGAAACGAGCCGCGACCCGAATGTGTTCCTCCGCCGCGACCTCACGCTCAGCGACGGCCGCATCATCGAAGTCGTCACCGTGCCGATGCGTGACGCCGGCGCCGTTCATTCGCGGCTCTTCCTGAACGCCGACGTGACCGAGCGTCGCCGCCGCGAGCGCGCCGCGCACGACGCCGCGCGCCTCGACGATCTCGCCGCGCTCGCGGGTGGTGTGGCGCACGGTTTCAACAACCTGCTAGCCGCGATCCTCGGCAACGCCGATCTCGCGCTCCTCACGGCGTCGCCCGAGGCGCGCGCGAGTGCGCACATGCGCGAGGTGCGGGACGCCGCCGAACGCGGCGCGGCGCTCGCGAATCAGCTCCTCGCCTATGCCGGCCGCGCGCCGCTGCGGGAGGCGCGCGTGGACTTGCAGCGCGTGGTCGAGCGCGAGGCGGCTGCTCTCGCTGCCGAGGCGCGGGCGGGCGTGCTCGTCGAGGTTTCCCTTCCTGCAGCGTTGCCGCGAGTGGCTGGCGACGCGGTGCAACTCGGGCATTTGCTCGCAGTACTGCTTCGCAACGCGGTCGAATCGCTTCCTGCGAGTGGCGGTCGGGTCGCCGTAGATGCGTACGAAGACGGCTCGGACGTGGTGTTGCGCGTGCGCGACGACGGCTGCGGCATGGATGCCGAGACGCTGCGGCGCGCGTTCGAGCCATTCTTCAGTACGAAGCCGACGGCGAAGGGCCTCGGCCTCGCCGCTGCGCGGGGCATCGCGACGCAGCACGGCGGCTCGCTGAGCGCAGAGAGCGAGCCGGGCCGCGGCGCCACGCTCACGCTGCGGCTCCGGCGGGCGAGCCCCGACACGAGGGACGCGGTCGAAGTCGACGCCCCGGTGAGCGCATGGCGCGGGGCAGGGCGGCTGCTCGCCGTGGACGACGAGGCGTCGGTACTGAGCGTGGCGCGCCAGCTCGCGGAGGACCTGGGCTTCGAGGTCACTGCGGTCGACGGCCCGAGCGCTGCGCTCGCGGCGGTGCGCGACGCGCCAGGCAGCTACCGCCTTGCGCTCGTCGACGCAACGATGCCGGAGCTCAACGGGCCCGAGTTGTTACGGCGCCTGCGCGAGGCGGCGCCGGGCTTGCCCGCGGTGATCTACTCGGTCTTCACGCGCGAGTCGTTCACGCTGCCGGCCGAGCCGCCGACCGAGTTCCTGCACAAGCCCTTCCGCCGCGACGAGCTCGCGCGCGCATTCCGCCGCGCGCTGCGCGAGGAGGAGTGA
- a CDS encoding SDR family oxidoreductase, whose amino-acid sequence MRDAQQVFRLEGRVAVVTGAASGIGRAAAEVLAAAGARVVVGDLDARGAEEVAAAIRADGGAAVAQRVNVATREEVDALVARAISEWGRLDVMCNVAGVPSDGPLGELAESEFDRVVAINVKGTLFGCQAAVRAMTPRGSGSIINVASGAIDRAVPNYGLYALTKAAVTQLTQTLATEVGAAGIRVNVLAPGATLTKFTERHLRRPDGSLDPARYDAFVASMKSMSPLGLVGDPLDQAWLVLFLASDASRFCTGQVWRSNGGATIPR is encoded by the coding sequence ATGCGTGACGCGCAGCAGGTCTTCCGGCTCGAGGGCCGGGTCGCAGTCGTTACGGGCGCCGCGAGCGGCATCGGCCGCGCGGCGGCGGAAGTGCTCGCGGCGGCGGGCGCGCGCGTGGTCGTGGGCGATCTCGACGCGCGCGGCGCGGAGGAAGTCGCGGCGGCGATTCGCGCGGATGGCGGCGCCGCGGTCGCGCAGCGCGTGAACGTCGCGACACGCGAGGAGGTCGATGCGCTCGTCGCGCGCGCGATCTCCGAGTGGGGGCGACTCGACGTGATGTGCAACGTCGCGGGCGTGCCGTCGGATGGGCCGCTCGGCGAGCTGGCCGAGAGCGAGTTCGATCGCGTGGTCGCGATCAACGTGAAGGGCACGCTCTTCGGCTGCCAAGCCGCGGTGCGCGCGATGACGCCGCGCGGCAGCGGCAGCATCATCAACGTCGCGAGCGGCGCGATCGACCGCGCGGTGCCGAACTACGGCCTCTACGCGCTGACGAAGGCGGCGGTCACGCAGCTCACGCAGACCCTCGCGACGGAGGTCGGCGCTGCGGGCATTCGCGTGAACGTGCTCGCGCCGGGCGCGACGCTCACGAAGTTCACCGAGCGCCACCTGCGCCGCCCCGACGGCTCGCTCGATCCCGCGCGCTACGACGCCTTCGTCGCCTCGATGAAGTCGATGTCACCGCTCGGGCTGGTCGGCGATCCGCTCGATCAAGCGTGGCTCGTGCTCTTCCTCGCGAGCGATGCTTCGCGGTTTTGCACGGGGCAGGTGTGGAGGAGCAATGGAGGAGCCACGATCCCTCGGTGA
- a CDS encoding CoA transferase — MAGVKVVDLTIALSGPWAIGLLADQGAEVIKIEPPGIGDIGRWVGVARGGVSAMAQFANRGKRSLCVNLQTDEGRDIVRALAMRADVFAQNFRPGVIERLGLGYDELRRDNPELVYLSISGFGDTGPYAEKSAYDPVVQAYGGLAATQAGRDGPPQLIRHTAADKISSLTASQAVTAALFARANGRGGQHVRVPMLDAVVNFVWADAAGNEVLLDADHSQPSSFARDQKLWPTKDGFVIAAPTGDEDTARICRAAGVDGYDDPQTKLMQRRANPGPFQELLRRVLESVAQMTTAEAMERFDREKAPAGAVLGPESHHLDPHVAATGLLEDSVHPAAGRVRQPRPAARFERTPARIGAPAPTLGQHTDEILRELGFADRIAALREKKVVA; from the coding sequence ATGGCGGGCGTGAAGGTCGTCGATCTCACGATCGCGCTCTCCGGACCGTGGGCGATCGGATTGCTCGCGGATCAGGGCGCGGAGGTGATCAAGATCGAGCCGCCGGGGATCGGCGACATCGGGCGCTGGGTGGGCGTCGCGCGCGGCGGCGTCTCGGCGATGGCGCAGTTCGCGAATCGCGGGAAGCGCTCGCTGTGCGTGAACCTCCAGACCGACGAGGGGCGCGACATCGTGCGCGCGCTGGCAATGCGTGCCGACGTGTTCGCGCAGAACTTCCGGCCCGGCGTGATCGAGCGATTAGGGCTCGGCTACGACGAGCTGCGTCGCGACAACCCAGAGCTCGTCTACCTCTCGATCAGCGGCTTCGGCGACACGGGCCCCTACGCGGAGAAGAGCGCCTACGACCCTGTCGTGCAGGCGTACGGCGGCCTCGCCGCGACGCAGGCCGGGCGCGACGGACCGCCGCAGCTGATTCGGCACACCGCAGCCGACAAGATCAGCTCGCTCACCGCGTCACAGGCCGTGACCGCCGCGCTCTTCGCGCGCGCGAACGGGCGCGGCGGGCAGCACGTGCGCGTGCCGATGCTCGACGCAGTGGTGAACTTCGTGTGGGCCGACGCCGCCGGGAACGAAGTGCTGCTCGACGCGGATCACTCGCAGCCTTCGAGCTTCGCGCGCGACCAGAAGCTCTGGCCGACGAAGGACGGCTTCGTGATCGCGGCGCCCACCGGCGACGAGGACACGGCGCGCATCTGCCGCGCCGCGGGCGTCGACGGTTACGACGACCCGCAGACGAAGCTGATGCAGCGCCGCGCGAACCCCGGCCCGTTCCAAGAGTTGTTAAGGCGCGTGCTCGAGAGCGTGGCGCAGATGACGACCGCCGAGGCGATGGAGCGCTTCGATCGCGAGAAGGCGCCTGCCGGCGCCGTGCTCGGGCCCGAGTCGCATCACCTCGATCCGCACGTCGCCGCGACGGGGCTCCTGGAAGACAGCGTGCACCCCGCCGCGGGCCGCGTGCGCCAGCCGCGTCCCGCCGCGCGCTTCGAGCGCACGCCCGCGCGCATCGGCGCGCCCGCACCGACGCTCGGGCAGCACACGGACGAGATCCTGCGCGAGCTCGGCTTCGCGGATCGCATCGCCGCGCTGCGGGAGAAGAAGGTGGTGGCGTAG
- a CDS encoding GDSL family lipase, giving the protein MPITRPAAVEPFLRGCLWPAGELAAYPRCDPGPLGLRLPADTRASAQLPVGARLELTGACDAIELDYRTETRELGYRGAGAGTSFVLFRDGARVSEAEAQLGVGTARLAAGSGAGRAVIYLPEGMRPTLLSLRALGGEIAPAPEQPRWICYGDSIAEGWCASEPAGAWPHVAAREYGLDVANLGYAGAARGEIASAEEIAQLPSRVISIAHGTNCWTRTPHSAEQLAANLRAFLDVLRSSHPHGPIVAVSPILRADAESTRNKLGATLADLRAAFEGAIEARRRSDPALTLVRGLALVPRERLPDGIHPDDAGHDLMARAIGPVLRAALEGAQHA; this is encoded by the coding sequence GTGCCGATCACTCGTCCCGCCGCCGTCGAGCCGTTTCTGCGGGGTTGCCTCTGGCCTGCGGGCGAGCTTGCGGCGTATCCGCGCTGCGATCCGGGCCCGCTCGGGCTGCGGCTGCCGGCCGACACGCGTGCGAGCGCGCAGCTGCCCGTCGGCGCGCGGCTCGAGCTCACCGGCGCGTGCGACGCGATCGAGCTCGACTACCGCACCGAGACGCGCGAGCTCGGCTACCGCGGTGCCGGCGCGGGCACCAGCTTCGTGCTGTTTCGCGATGGCGCGCGCGTGAGCGAGGCGGAAGCGCAGCTCGGCGTGGGCACCGCGCGCCTCGCTGCGGGCAGCGGTGCGGGCCGCGCGGTGATCTATCTGCCCGAGGGCATGAGGCCGACGCTGCTGTCGTTGCGCGCGCTCGGCGGCGAAATCGCGCCCGCGCCCGAGCAGCCGCGCTGGATTTGTTATGGCGACTCGATCGCCGAGGGCTGGTGCGCGAGCGAGCCCGCGGGCGCGTGGCCGCACGTCGCGGCGCGCGAGTACGGCCTCGACGTCGCGAACCTCGGCTACGCGGGCGCGGCGCGCGGCGAGATCGCGAGCGCGGAGGAGATCGCGCAGCTCCCTTCGCGCGTGATCTCGATCGCGCACGGCACGAATTGCTGGACGCGAACACCGCACAGCGCGGAACAGCTCGCGGCGAATCTGCGCGCATTCCTCGACGTCTTGCGCTCTTCGCATCCGCACGGCCCGATCGTGGCGGTCAGCCCGATTCTGCGCGCCGATGCGGAGAGCACGCGCAACAAGCTCGGCGCCACGCTCGCGGACCTGCGCGCCGCGTTCGAGGGCGCGATCGAAGCGCGGCGGCGCAGCGATCCCGCGCTCACGCTCGTGCGCGGCCTCGCGCTCGTGCCGCGCGAGCGGTTGCCCGACGGCATCCACCCCGACGACGCGGGGCACGATCTGATGGCGCGCGCGATCGGCCCCGTGCTTCGCGCCGCACTCGAAGGAGCGCAGCATGCGTGA
- a CDS encoding GNAT family N-acetyltransferase, with protein MSRTRGIGFARFVLAASALPFFAIGAAFLLAPHALAERVGLALSGATADNDVRAVYGGLQLACGLLLALAARANEALVRVGLAAQLLLYAGLASARVVSFALAGAPNALGFALHAGEIAALVFGAIAWRRLAGDAGAFEAPTGVSIERAAPNNLPELLPLVDAFQREEGYAAGDDALRSAVLELLGVAQRGSMLVARENGRALGYAALCFGHSIEFRGRDAFVDELYVAPDARGRGLGRALLRALEADARASGVRQLHLEVEPGNEAQRLYLAEGFTATGRELLTKKLG; from the coding sequence GTGAGTCGCACGCGCGGCATCGGTTTCGCCCGCTTCGTGCTCGCCGCGAGCGCGCTGCCTTTCTTCGCGATCGGCGCCGCGTTCTTGCTCGCGCCCCATGCGCTCGCGGAGCGCGTCGGGCTCGCGCTCAGCGGCGCCACCGCGGACAACGACGTGCGCGCGGTGTATGGCGGGCTGCAGCTCGCGTGCGGCTTGTTGCTCGCGCTCGCGGCGCGCGCGAACGAAGCGCTCGTGCGCGTCGGGCTCGCGGCGCAGCTCCTGCTCTACGCGGGGCTCGCGAGCGCGCGCGTGGTGAGCTTCGCGCTCGCGGGTGCGCCGAACGCACTCGGCTTTGCGCTGCACGCTGGCGAGATCGCGGCGCTCGTGTTCGGCGCGATCGCTTGGCGCCGGCTGGCGGGCGACGCCGGCGCGTTCGAGGCGCCCACTGGCGTCTCGATCGAGCGCGCGGCGCCTAACAACCTCCCCGAGCTGCTGCCGCTCGTCGACGCATTCCAGCGCGAGGAGGGTTACGCCGCCGGCGACGACGCGCTGCGCAGCGCCGTGCTCGAGCTCCTCGGCGTCGCTCAGCGCGGGAGCATGCTCGTCGCTCGCGAGAACGGCCGCGCGCTCGGCTACGCGGCGCTTTGCTTCGGGCACTCGATCGAGTTTCGCGGCCGCGACGCTTTCGTGGACGAGCTCTACGTCGCGCCCGACGCGCGAGGGCGCGGACTCGGCCGCGCGCTGCTTCGCGCGCTCGAGGCCGACGCGCGTGCGAGCGGCGTGCGGCAGCTGCATCTCGAGGTGGAACCAGGCAACGAGGCGCAGCGGCTCTATCTCGCCGAGGGCTTCACGGCGACGGGCCGCGAGCTGCTGACGAAGAAGCTCGGGTAG
- a CDS encoding SDR family NAD(P)-dependent oxidoreductase, with the protein MKDLTDKVAVVTGGASGVGLGIAKALARAGVKVALLDLEERALAPAEASVRDIGGDVVGIPADVSSRYSLDAAAQRVIENYGRVDILCNNAGVVVLGALAEASAEDWRWVMGVNLMGAVNGVAAFLPHIRAQGGGHIVNTASTQGLSAAPGLGVYTASKYAVVAYSETLRLELAPEHVGVSVVCPGVVNTKILEAARNRPAELASGASAPPTAMLDVLKPAVAQGLDPARVGELVLRGIREDAAYIVTHADTRGAFTARAKAIEEAYDALARS; encoded by the coding sequence ATGAAGGATCTCACCGACAAGGTGGCAGTTGTTACGGGCGGAGCGAGCGGGGTCGGGCTCGGCATCGCGAAGGCGCTCGCGCGCGCGGGCGTGAAGGTCGCCCTGCTCGATCTCGAGGAGCGCGCGCTCGCGCCGGCCGAAGCCTCGGTGCGCGACATCGGCGGCGACGTGGTCGGCATCCCCGCCGACGTGTCGAGCCGCTACTCGCTCGACGCCGCTGCGCAGCGCGTGATCGAGAACTACGGGCGCGTCGACATCCTGTGCAACAACGCCGGCGTGGTCGTGCTCGGCGCGCTCGCCGAAGCGAGCGCCGAAGACTGGCGCTGGGTGATGGGCGTGAACCTGATGGGCGCCGTGAACGGCGTCGCCGCGTTCCTGCCGCACATCCGCGCACAGGGCGGCGGGCACATCGTGAACACCGCGTCGACGCAGGGCCTCTCTGCCGCGCCCGGCCTCGGCGTCTACACCGCGAGCAAGTACGCCGTCGTCGCGTATTCCGAAACGCTGCGCCTGGAGCTCGCGCCGGAGCACGTCGGCGTCTCGGTGGTGTGCCCCGGCGTCGTGAACACGAAGATCCTCGAAGCCGCGCGCAATCGGCCCGCCGAGCTCGCGAGCGGCGCGAGCGCACCGCCCACCGCCATGCTCGACGTGCTGAAGCCGGCCGTCGCGCAGGGCCTCGATCCCGCGCGCGTCGGCGAGCTCGTGCTGCGCGGCATTCGCGAAGACGCCGCCTACATCGTCACGCACGCAGACACGCGCGGCGCGTTCACGGCGCGCGCCAAGGCGATCGAAGAAGCCTACGACGCGCTCGCGCGCAGCTGA